Proteins encoded in a region of the Candidatus Binatia bacterium genome:
- the speA gene encoding biosynthetic arginine decarboxylase → MRSWTIQDALELYDVHAWGSGFFTINRNGNVEVRPRGDRGPGIDLGELITYLRGRGLRLPLLVRFSDILATRLRELSQCFGSAIEEHQYTGRHRAVYPIKVNQQRHVVQEVIDFGRRHGVGLEAGSKPELLAILPIADTPDSLIVCNGYKDRAYIEIALLAQKLGRTPIIVLDRFHELDLALEVADELGIRPHLGVRAKLSARGAGRWVESGGDRSKFGLTADELIVTVERLREKGMLDCLELVHFHVGSQVTSIRAIREAVQEATRFYVGLVEMGAGLRYLDVGGGLGVDYDGSQTNFASSMNYTNTEYARDIISTVVEACNEKNVAHPDIITETGRAMVAHHSVLVFNVLGVNEVLPKSAPAVPAEKDHKVVHTLYETFQSITQKNTIEAYHDAVQAKEEALTLFNLGYLDLKTRGTCERLFWACCARILRLVQDMEYVPDELQGLERAMADTYYGNFSVFQSAPDHWAVKQLFPVMPLHRLNERPTRRGVFADLTCDSDGKVDQFIDRHDTKNVLELHGVNGEPYYIGIFLVGAYQEILGDLHNLFGDTDAVHVRLGEADRIEIEHLVEGDSVEEVLGYVQYSKPELVERARGAIEVALREGRISVEESARLRRRYEEGLSGYTYLDVRDPTQEISVVGPKAGS, encoded by the coding sequence AACGTCGAAGTGCGTCCGCGTGGGGATCGTGGCCCCGGTATCGACCTCGGCGAGCTGATTACCTACTTGCGTGGCCGTGGCCTCCGCCTCCCGCTGCTCGTCCGGTTCTCCGACATCCTCGCTACCCGCCTGCGCGAACTCTCGCAGTGTTTCGGAAGCGCGATCGAGGAGCACCAGTACACCGGCCGCCACCGGGCCGTGTACCCGATCAAAGTGAATCAACAGCGCCACGTGGTGCAGGAAGTCATCGACTTCGGACGCCGCCACGGCGTCGGCCTCGAAGCCGGCAGCAAGCCCGAACTCCTCGCCATTCTGCCGATCGCCGACACTCCGGATTCCTTGATCGTGTGCAACGGCTACAAGGATCGCGCCTACATCGAGATCGCACTCCTCGCCCAGAAGCTCGGCCGAACCCCCATCATCGTCCTCGACCGATTTCACGAACTCGACCTGGCGCTCGAAGTCGCCGACGAGCTGGGCATCCGACCTCACCTCGGCGTGCGGGCAAAGCTTTCCGCGCGCGGTGCCGGTCGTTGGGTGGAATCCGGCGGAGACCGCAGCAAGTTCGGGCTCACCGCCGACGAACTGATCGTCACCGTGGAGCGGCTCCGCGAGAAGGGCATGCTCGATTGCCTCGAGCTCGTCCACTTCCACGTGGGCTCCCAGGTCACGAGCATCCGGGCCATCCGCGAAGCCGTTCAGGAAGCGACTCGATTCTACGTCGGACTCGTCGAGATGGGCGCCGGCCTGCGCTACCTCGACGTCGGCGGCGGCCTCGGCGTAGACTACGACGGCTCGCAGACGAACTTCGCGTCGTCGATGAACTACACGAACACCGAGTACGCCCGCGACATCATCTCGACCGTCGTCGAGGCCTGCAACGAGAAGAACGTCGCGCATCCCGACATCATCACCGAGACGGGTCGCGCCATGGTCGCGCACCACTCTGTTCTCGTCTTCAACGTGCTCGGCGTGAACGAGGTGCTCCCGAAGTCGGCCCCTGCGGTGCCGGCCGAGAAAGACCACAAGGTCGTCCACACGCTGTACGAGACGTTCCAATCAATCACGCAGAAGAACACGATCGAGGCGTACCACGACGCCGTCCAGGCCAAGGAAGAAGCGCTCACGCTTTTCAACCTCGGCTACCTGGATCTGAAGACTCGCGGAACCTGCGAGCGCCTGTTCTGGGCCTGCTGCGCCCGCATTCTACGCCTCGTGCAGGACATGGAGTACGTGCCCGACGAACTCCAAGGCCTCGAGCGCGCGATGGCCGACACCTATTACGGCAACTTCTCCGTGTTCCAATCCGCCCCCGACCACTGGGCGGTGAAGCAGCTCTTTCCCGTCATGCCCCTGCATCGCCTGAACGAGCGCCCGACCCGTCGGGGCGTCTTCGCCGACCTCACGTGCGACTCCGACGGAAAGGTCGACCAGTTCATCGACCGACACGATACGAAGAACGTCCTGGAGCTCCACGGGGTCAACGGCGAGCCTTACTACATCGGGATCTTCCTCGTCGGAGCGTACCAGGAGATCCTCGGCGACCTTCACAACCTCTTCGGTGACACCGACGCCGTTCACGTCCGACTCGGCGAAGCCGATCGCATCGAAATCGAGCATCTCGTGGAAGGCGACTCCGTCGAGGAGGTCCTCGGCTACGTCCAGTACAGCAAGCCCGAACTCGTCGAGCGCGCCCGAGGTGCGATCGAGGTCGCTCTCCGGGAAGGCCGGATCTCCGTGGAAGAGTCCGCGCGTCTTCGCCGCCGCTACGAGGAGGGCTTGTCGGGCTACACCTACCTCGACGTTCGCGATCCGACGCAGGAGATCTCCGTGGTCGGCCCAAAGGCCGGCTCCTGA
- a CDS encoding trypsin-like peptidase domain-containing protein, whose amino-acid sequence MTRRLLQLALVATFLVAPVGLSAAAPQASRRTHVVEAVEKIRPAVVNISAEELIVVRPDPFFQDFFGRFSQPRHRQYKRTSLGSGVLVRADGYVVTNAHVVARGDRITVTLADEREFEATLVGTDEHADLAVLRIEGTDLPHAMFGPSHDLMIGESVIAIGNPFGFSHTVTTGVISATGRSLRLEERTYFDFIQTDASINPGNSGGPLLNIHGELIGINTAIWGRAENIGFAIPAARASRAVQELIDHGYVRVGHTGVLVQDLTPALAAALETKATRGVVVRNVDPGSPAESAGLEVGDIVASLDGQTIRDRVEFDERLASAGVGTPMELEVHRADERVAVTIIAAALSEERIDDIGWHRLGLRVDEGATKEAVAITEVRRRSHAARAGIEPGDLLLAMEQKPIVTVATYRRAVARLRGIGPISIIVRRGNATYRVTLPAEG is encoded by the coding sequence GTGACTCGACGACTCCTTCAGCTCGCCCTCGTCGCGACATTCCTGGTCGCCCCCGTCGGCCTCTCGGCGGCGGCACCGCAAGCCTCGCGGCGAACGCACGTCGTCGAGGCCGTCGAGAAGATTCGTCCTGCGGTGGTGAACATCTCCGCCGAAGAACTGATCGTGGTCCGTCCCGACCCGTTTTTCCAGGATTTCTTCGGACGCTTCTCGCAACCCCGCCATCGGCAGTACAAGCGGACGAGCCTCGGCTCCGGCGTCCTCGTCCGTGCCGACGGCTACGTCGTCACCAACGCCCACGTCGTCGCCCGCGGTGACCGCATCACCGTCACTCTCGCCGACGAGCGGGAGTTCGAAGCTACGCTCGTGGGAACGGACGAGCACGCCGATCTCGCCGTGCTGCGGATCGAGGGAACCGACCTACCCCACGCGATGTTCGGGCCCAGTCACGACCTGATGATCGGCGAGAGCGTCATCGCGATCGGAAACCCGTTCGGGTTCTCCCATACCGTCACGACGGGGGTGATCAGCGCGACGGGACGCTCCCTGCGACTCGAAGAGCGCACCTACTTCGACTTCATCCAGACCGACGCCTCGATCAATCCAGGGAACTCCGGGGGGCCCCTCCTCAACATCCACGGCGAACTGATCGGCATCAACACCGCGATCTGGGGCCGCGCGGAGAACATCGGCTTCGCGATCCCCGCCGCTCGGGCTTCGCGAGCCGTCCAGGAATTGATCGACCACGGCTACGTACGCGTCGGCCACACCGGCGTCCTCGTACAAGACCTCACCCCGGCGCTGGCCGCAGCGCTCGAGACGAAGGCGACGCGCGGTGTCGTCGTCCGCAACGTGGATCCGGGGAGCCCCGCCGAGTCCGCCGGACTCGAAGTCGGCGACATCGTCGCCTCGCTCGACGGGCAAACCATCCGCGACCGCGTGGAATTCGACGAACGATTGGCAAGCGCAGGGGTCGGGACGCCCATGGAGCTCGAAGTGCACCGCGCCGACGAACGCGTCGCGGTCACGATCATCGCGGCGGCGCTCAGCGAAGAGCGGATCGACGACATTGGGTGGCACCGACTCGGCCTCCGGGTCGACGAAGGCGCGACCAAGGAGGCGGTCGCGATCACGGAAGTCCGGCGACGCAGTCACGCGGCACGCGCCGGGATAGAGCCGGGCGACCTCTTGCTCGCCATGGAACAGAAACCAATAGTAACGGTCGCAACGTACCGACGCGCAGTCGCGCGACTCCGCGGCATCGGGCCCATTTCGATCATCGTGCGGCGCGGCAACGCAACCTACCGCGTCACGCTCCCCGCCGAGGGCTAG
- a CDS encoding cold shock domain-containing protein, which produces MPQGRIKWFNNAKGYGFIVQDGGPEIFVHYSAIEGEGYKTLAEGQEVEFEISDSDKGPQATKVTRKD; this is translated from the coding sequence ATGCCACAGGGTCGCATCAAGTGGTTCAACAACGCGAAGGGCTACGGCTTCATCGTGCAGGATGGAGGCCCCGAGATCTTCGTGCACTACTCCGCCATTGAAGGTGAGGGATACAAGACTCTCGCCGAAGGCCAGGAAGTGGAGTTCGAGATCTCGGACAGTGACAAGGGTCCACAAGCGACCAAAGTCACCCGGAAGGACTGA
- a CDS encoding acylphosphatase: MRLRLAIRGRVQGVWFRGSAREEALRLGLVGWARNRGDGSVEIVAEGTPSAMNSFLEWCHHGPPGAHVHDVTQNAEPSGDDLVDFRVRY; encoded by the coding sequence ATGCGTCTGCGGCTAGCAATCCGGGGACGCGTGCAAGGCGTCTGGTTCCGCGGTTCCGCCCGTGAAGAAGCACTGCGGCTGGGACTGGTCGGCTGGGCGAGAAACCGGGGGGACGGATCCGTCGAGATCGTCGCGGAGGGCACCCCGAGCGCGATGAACTCGTTCCTGGAGTGGTGCCATCATGGCCCGCCCGGAGCGCACGTCCACGACGTAACGCAAAACGCCGAACCTTCGGGCGACGACCTGGTAGACTTCCGCGTCCGCTATTGA
- the hspQ gene encoding heat shock protein HspQ: protein MDDHDGKYAIGQVVRHRIYPFRGVIFDVDPIFNHTEEWWESIPEDVRPHKEQPYYHLLAENETSYYVAYVSQQNLLADDTGEPIGHPQVCELFGELSGGFYEIRLPKTMH, encoded by the coding sequence GTGGACGACCACGACGGCAAGTACGCAATCGGCCAGGTTGTGCGACATCGGATTTACCCCTTTCGCGGCGTGATCTTCGATGTCGACCCCATCTTCAACCACACAGAAGAGTGGTGGGAGTCGATTCCCGAAGATGTGCGCCCCCACAAGGAGCAGCCCTACTACCACCTGCTCGCCGAAAATGAGACGAGCTACTACGTCGCGTATGTCTCTCAGCAGAACCTGCTCGCCGACGACACGGGCGAGCCGATCGGCCACCCGCAAGTGTGTGAGCTGTTCGGTGAGTTGAGCGGCGGCTTCTACGAGATCCGCCTACCGAAGACGATGCACTGA
- the rsmI gene encoding 16S rRNA (cytidine(1402)-2'-O)-methyltransferase produces the protein MAVGTIYVVATPIGNLEDITRRAERILGEVDVVAAEDTRRTRVLLQHLGLSKPLVSYYDAIEATRAPELIERALAGESIALVSDAGTPLLSDPGFRLVGEAHAAGVRVIPIPGPSAPLALLSCAGLPAGRFTFLGFLPAKTQARRKFAAEYSDHRDTLVLFETARRLPAALQDLAEVLGPRDAVIGRELTKKFEELVRGTLEELAARYAGADDAERVRGELVLAIAGAPDPRTEVGGVDDPIVGERLRARFAEGESASRAARAVALELGLPRRDVYRRAIEESETD, from the coding sequence GTGGCGGTGGGCACGATCTACGTGGTCGCAACGCCCATCGGGAATCTCGAGGACATCACCCGTCGGGCCGAGCGCATTCTCGGTGAGGTCGATGTCGTTGCGGCCGAGGACACGCGGCGAACGCGGGTGCTCCTTCAGCACCTGGGCTTGTCGAAGCCGCTCGTCTCCTACTATGACGCGATCGAGGCCACTCGCGCGCCGGAGTTGATCGAGCGCGCTCTCGCAGGCGAGTCGATCGCGTTGGTCAGCGACGCGGGTACGCCGCTTCTTTCGGACCCGGGCTTTCGCCTGGTCGGGGAGGCGCATGCGGCGGGGGTTCGGGTGATCCCAATTCCCGGTCCGTCGGCGCCGCTCGCTCTACTGTCATGCGCGGGGTTGCCCGCGGGGCGCTTCACGTTCCTGGGATTTCTGCCCGCGAAGACGCAGGCTCGCCGGAAGTTCGCGGCTGAGTACTCGGATCACCGGGACACGCTTGTGCTCTTCGAGACGGCGCGACGTCTTCCGGCTGCCTTGCAAGATCTCGCCGAGGTTCTCGGGCCGCGTGACGCAGTCATCGGACGAGAGCTGACGAAGAAGTTCGAGGAACTCGTCCGGGGGACGCTGGAGGAACTCGCTGCCCGGTATGCCGGTGCCGACGACGCGGAGCGGGTGCGGGGCGAGCTGGTGTTGGCCATCGCCGGCGCGCCGGATCCGCGCACCGAAGTAGGCGGCGTGGACGATCCCATCGTCGGTGAACGGCTCCGTGCCCGGTTCGCGGAAGGGGAATCGGCCTCCCGCGCGGCGCGCGCGGTGGCCCTGGAGCTGGGACTCCCCAGGCGGGACGTCTATCGCCGCGCGATCGAGGAGTCGGAGACCGATTGA
- a CDS encoding NADH-quinone oxidoreductase subunit N: MDLANFASLSHSLPALLLAFSVVAVFLLDLVIEKKEWLGDIALLVVAAAIFLVVMQLSSETGTLFHKSIVLDEFGLYFQLLVLLSSFATIWMSLGSREVRRLNQGEYWAILLAATLGMAYMASANNLLMAYLSLEFVSLTSYVLAGYSLHSRRSGEASLKYLIYGGVASGAMIYGMSWIYGLAGSLEFHAIQQALAGLDASGQLALYVALILTVAGLGFKISAFPFHMWAPDVYQGAPVPVAAFLAVGSKTAAFALMIRFFLTALAQPGGGGTYEIVGGVRWDHLLLVLSALTMTYGNLAALNQQANVKRLLAYSGIAHAGYALMGLVVLTDDGLRAMIFYLTVYYLMNIGAFLVVMMVANSTGREDLASFRGLAWRGGALPAIAMAVFMFSLTGLPPLAGFIGKFHLFAAVVKEEFYILALIGVANSVVSLFYYAKIVRTMFLDQPEGGEGVVEVDMHNGLLLGLLTIGTIVLGLFWGPLFDFADRSARLFVG; encoded by the coding sequence TTGGACCTCGCAAATTTCGCGAGCCTCTCCCACAGCTTGCCGGCGCTGCTCTTGGCGTTTTCGGTGGTGGCTGTGTTCCTTCTCGACCTGGTGATCGAGAAGAAGGAGTGGCTCGGCGACATCGCTTTGTTGGTTGTGGCGGCGGCGATCTTTCTCGTCGTCATGCAGCTGTCCTCGGAGACGGGGACGCTCTTCCACAAGTCCATCGTTCTCGACGAGTTCGGACTCTACTTCCAGCTCCTCGTTCTACTGTCTTCGTTCGCGACGATCTGGATGTCGCTCGGTTCGCGTGAAGTACGACGCCTGAACCAGGGGGAGTACTGGGCGATCCTGCTGGCGGCGACGCTGGGCATGGCGTACATGGCGTCCGCCAACAACCTGCTGATGGCGTACCTCTCGCTCGAGTTCGTGAGTCTCACGTCCTACGTGCTCGCGGGGTACTCGCTGCACAGCCGGCGTTCGGGCGAGGCGTCGCTCAAGTACCTCATCTACGGTGGTGTGGCTTCGGGCGCGATGATCTACGGCATGAGCTGGATCTATGGGCTCGCGGGTAGCCTCGAGTTCCACGCGATCCAGCAGGCGCTCGCAGGACTCGACGCTTCCGGGCAGCTTGCTCTGTACGTCGCGCTGATCCTCACGGTGGCGGGCCTGGGCTTCAAGATCTCCGCTTTCCCGTTCCACATGTGGGCACCCGACGTCTATCAGGGCGCTCCGGTTCCCGTCGCCGCGTTCCTTGCCGTTGGCTCCAAGACGGCGGCCTTCGCGTTGATGATTCGCTTCTTCCTGACCGCGCTCGCGCAGCCCGGTGGCGGCGGCACGTATGAGATCGTCGGCGGAGTCAGGTGGGATCACCTTCTTCTGGTGCTCTCGGCGCTCACGATGACATACGGAAACCTCGCCGCGCTGAATCAGCAGGCGAACGTGAAGCGACTCCTCGCGTACTCGGGCATTGCTCACGCGGGCTATGCGCTCATGGGCCTCGTCGTTCTGACGGACGATGGCCTGCGGGCAATGATCTTCTATCTGACCGTCTACTACCTCATGAACATCGGGGCCTTCCTCGTGGTGATGATGGTGGCGAACTCGACGGGCCGCGAAGATCTCGCGAGCTTCCGGGGCCTCGCGTGGCGGGGCGGTGCCTTGCCGGCCATCGCGATGGCGGTCTTCATGTTCTCGCTGACGGGGCTTCCGCCGCTCGCCGGCTTCATCGGCAAATTCCATCTCTTCGCGGCCGTCGTGAAGGAGGAGTTCTACATCCTGGCGCTCATTGGCGTTGCGAATAGTGTGGTCTCGCTCTTTTACTACGCGAAGATCGTGCGGACGATGTTCCTCGACCAGCCCGAAGGGGGCGAGGGCGTCGTCGAGGTCGACATGCACAACGGGCTTCTGCTCGGACTGTTGACGATCGGGACGATCGTGCTCGGGCTCTTCTGGGGACCGCTCTTCGATTTCGCTGACCGGTCGGCCCGACTGTTCGTCGGCTGA
- a CDS encoding NADH-quinone oxidoreductase subunit M yields the protein MLTWMIFTPLIGAALILLMPKKAEAAIKWVALGATVPPLIMAFQLFGSFDRTTPDMQLVQRVAWIPAFNIEYYVGVDGISITMILLTALLSTICIVASWNIDKAVKAYFPLFLLLDTAMMGVFCALDFFLFFVFWEVMLLPMYFLIGIWGGPRREYAAIKFFLYTMVGSVLMLVAMLALYFYNDPHTFDMLELARRAPTYSDNFQRFAWIALFIGFAIKIPAFPFHTWLPDAHVEAPTAISVILAGVLLKMGAYGILRINYAILPVGTLEFAYYFLVVLGVVNIIYGALCAMAQTDYKKLIAYSSISHMGYVMFGMATFTQQGIDGAVLQMFNHGTVTAMLFLLVGVIYDRAHHREINGFGGLASIMPFYTGWTAFAFFAAMGLPGLSAFISEVLVLLGGWRYYPVLTVISAAAVVLTAGYMLWTMQRIYLGPANEKYLDLPDINMREVGMLVPLAIIVIILGVYPKPVLSLIDVSLTHLNETVLSAGQGPVASATGILSAR from the coding sequence ATGCTGACCTGGATGATCTTTACGCCGCTGATCGGAGCGGCCTTGATCCTGCTGATGCCTAAGAAGGCGGAGGCGGCGATCAAGTGGGTTGCGCTCGGCGCGACCGTTCCGCCGTTGATCATGGCCTTCCAGCTCTTTGGAAGCTTCGATCGTACGACGCCCGACATGCAGCTCGTGCAGCGGGTGGCGTGGATTCCGGCCTTCAACATCGAGTACTACGTCGGTGTCGACGGGATCTCGATCACGATGATCCTGTTGACCGCGCTGCTCTCGACGATCTGCATCGTCGCTTCGTGGAACATCGACAAGGCGGTCAAGGCCTACTTCCCGCTCTTCCTGCTCCTCGACACGGCGATGATGGGCGTTTTCTGTGCGCTCGACTTCTTCCTGTTCTTCGTTTTCTGGGAAGTGATGCTCCTGCCGATGTACTTCCTGATCGGTATTTGGGGCGGGCCGCGGCGCGAGTACGCCGCGATCAAGTTCTTCCTCTATACGATGGTCGGCAGTGTCTTGATGCTGGTCGCGATGCTGGCGTTGTACTTCTACAACGACCCGCACACGTTCGACATGCTCGAGCTCGCCCGCCGAGCACCGACGTACTCGGACAACTTCCAACGCTTCGCTTGGATCGCGTTGTTCATCGGGTTCGCGATCAAAATCCCGGCGTTCCCGTTCCATACCTGGTTGCCCGACGCGCACGTCGAGGCGCCGACCGCGATCTCGGTCATCCTGGCCGGCGTCCTGCTCAAGATGGGGGCTTACGGAATCCTGCGGATCAACTACGCGATTCTGCCGGTCGGCACGTTGGAGTTCGCGTACTACTTCCTCGTGGTGTTGGGGGTCGTCAACATCATCTATGGCGCCCTCTGCGCGATGGCGCAGACCGACTACAAGAAGCTGATCGCGTACTCGTCGATCAGCCACATGGGCTACGTCATGTTCGGAATGGCGACGTTCACGCAGCAGGGCATCGACGGCGCCGTCCTTCAGATGTTCAACCACGGAACGGTCACCGCGATGTTGTTCCTTCTGGTCGGTGTCATCTACGACCGGGCGCACCATCGTGAGATCAACGGCTTCGGCGGGCTCGCCAGCATCATGCCGTTCTACACCGGCTGGACGGCCTTCGCGTTCTTCGCCGCCATGGGCCTGCCAGGGCTCTCGGCGTTCATTTCCGAGGTTCTGGTTCTCCTCGGCGGCTGGCGCTACTACCCGGTGCTCACGGTGATCTCGGCCGCTGCGGTCGTTCTGACCGCGGGCTACATGCTCTGGACCATGCAGCGCATCTACCTCGGTCCGGCGAACGAGAAGTACCTGGACCTGCCCGACATCAACATGCGCGAAGTCGGCATGCTGGTGCCGCTCGCGATCATCGTGATCATCCTGGGCGTCTACCCGAAGCCGGTTCTCAGTCTGATCGATGTTTCGCTCACGCACCTCAATGAGACCGTGCTCTCCGCCGGCCAAGGGCCGGTCGCATCCGCGACCGGTATCCTGAGCGCGCGGTAG
- the nuoL gene encoding NADH-quinone oxidoreductase subunit L: protein MSHPTEVDYLRWIILLPLIGATINGLFGFHIQKRLGRGAVIGIACAPVALAFILAVTAFLQLVGMEPDQRFLLDDMSEWIHVGHLKVNLAWWADPLSSTLLLVVTGIGGLIHMYSAGYMDDEPSIWRYFAYLNLFTAAMLTLVLGDSLLTLFVGWEGVGLCSYALIGFYYKVNANATAGSKAFIVNRIGDFGFVLGMFALYWCLDQTGQGTLVVREIAERVHLLDGQMIFGLGAATFITLALFVGAAGKSAQIPLYVWLPDAMAGPTPVSALIHAATMVTAGVYLIARLNFLFDMAPATLGVIAFIGTATAFVAATIGVAQWDIKKVLAYSTVSQLGFMFIAMGVGSYSAGIFHLFTHAFFKACLFLGSGSIIHALHHEQDMRNMGGLKKYMPITYWTFLVSTLAISGIPPFAGFFSKDEILWKAWSSPHGSGLIWLFGSIAAGFTAFYMFRQVFLTFHGEYRGPGHAGEDDQGHAADDGHGDHGHHEPHESSLVMTIPLMVLGAGAVLTGFLNVPGALGGHHIFDNWLAPVMSAGGHGAAAAAAHGAQGIVAEVAADVEHVAHSVAHDPFEYILMGVSVLIAMGGILLAWLIYIKKAIAPERFSDILAGVPYKLIYNKYYVDELYEATVIRGTLAISGLLSNFDRIIIDGLVNGVAAVTRTIATVEAAFDTYVVDGAVNAVGSVTSWAGNRVRTIQTGHIYSYLYVIVIGVAVVLFVQLI from the coding sequence GTGTCTCATCCTACTGAAGTAGATTACCTGCGCTGGATCATCCTGTTGCCGCTCATCGGAGCGACGATCAACGGGCTGTTCGGCTTTCACATTCAAAAGCGCCTGGGCCGCGGAGCGGTCATCGGGATAGCCTGCGCGCCGGTTGCGCTCGCCTTCATCCTCGCGGTGACCGCGTTCCTGCAACTCGTCGGGATGGAGCCGGACCAACGCTTCCTCTTGGACGACATGTCCGAGTGGATCCACGTCGGGCACCTGAAGGTGAACTTGGCGTGGTGGGCGGATCCGCTCTCGAGCACGTTGCTGCTGGTGGTCACCGGGATCGGCGGGCTGATCCACATGTACTCGGCCGGCTACATGGACGACGAGCCGAGCATCTGGCGCTACTTCGCCTACTTGAACCTCTTCACCGCGGCGATGCTCACGCTCGTTCTCGGTGACAGCCTGCTCACGCTGTTCGTCGGCTGGGAAGGCGTCGGGCTCTGCTCCTACGCGCTGATCGGCTTCTATTACAAGGTCAACGCGAACGCGACGGCGGGTTCGAAGGCGTTCATTGTAAACCGCATCGGCGACTTCGGCTTCGTGCTGGGGATGTTCGCGCTCTACTGGTGTCTGGACCAGACGGGGCAGGGCACGCTCGTCGTGCGGGAGATCGCCGAGCGCGTGCACCTGCTCGATGGCCAGATGATCTTCGGGCTCGGCGCGGCCACCTTCATCACGTTGGCGCTCTTTGTGGGCGCCGCCGGCAAGTCGGCGCAGATTCCGCTGTACGTCTGGCTGCCCGACGCGATGGCCGGCCCCACGCCGGTGTCGGCTCTGATCCACGCCGCAACGATGGTCACAGCGGGCGTCTACCTGATCGCCCGACTCAACTTCTTGTTCGACATGGCGCCAGCGACGCTCGGCGTGATCGCTTTCATCGGTACGGCGACCGCGTTCGTCGCGGCGACGATCGGTGTCGCGCAGTGGGACATCAAGAAGGTTCTCGCTTACTCGACGGTCTCGCAGCTGGGATTCATGTTCATCGCGATGGGTGTGGGGTCGTATTCGGCCGGCATCTTCCACCTCTTCACGCACGCGTTCTTCAAGGCCTGTTTGTTCCTCGGCTCGGGCAGCATCATCCACGCCCTGCATCACGAGCAGGACATGCGGAACATGGGTGGCCTGAAGAAGTACATGCCGATCACGTACTGGACGTTCCTGGTCTCGACCTTGGCCATTTCCGGCATTCCGCCGTTCGCCGGCTTCTTCTCTAAGGATGAAATTCTCTGGAAGGCCTGGTCGAGCCCGCACGGGTCCGGCTTGATCTGGCTCTTCGGCAGCATCGCGGCGGGCTTTACTGCGTTTTACATGTTCCGGCAGGTCTTCCTGACGTTCCACGGGGAGTACCGCGGCCCGGGGCATGCGGGTGAAGACGACCAGGGTCACGCGGCCGACGACGGCCATGGCGACCACGGGCACCACGAGCCGCACGAGTCTTCGCTCGTCATGACGATCCCACTGATGGTTCTCGGAGCGGGCGCGGTTCTGACCGGTTTCCTGAACGTCCCCGGGGCCCTCGGCGGTCATCACATCTTCGACAACTGGCTCGCGCCGGTCATGTCCGCGGGAGGCCACGGCGCTGCCGCGGCGGCCGCACACGGCGCACAGGGAATCGTCGCCGAGGTCGCGGCCGACGTCGAGCACGTGGCCCACAGCGTCGCGCACGATCCGTTCGAGTACATCCTGATGGGTGTCTCGGTTCTGATCGCGATGGGCGGGATCCTGCTCGCCTGGCTGATCTACATCAAGAAGGCCATCGCGCCGGAGCGCTTCAGCGACATCCTGGCGGGCGTGCCGTACAAGCTGATCTACAACAAGTATTACGTAGATGAACTCTACGAAGCGACGGTCATTCGCGGGACGCTGGCCATTTCGGGCCTGCTCTCGAACTTCGACCGAATCATCATCGACGGGCTCGTGAACGGAGTCGCTGCGGTTACACGCACCATCGCCACGGTGGAGGCTGCCTTCGACACGTATGTCGTCGACGGGGCGGTGAACGCGGTGGGCAGCGTGACCTCGTGGGCGGGCAACCGTGTCCGCACGATCCAGACGGGACACATCTACTCCTACCTCTACGTGATCGTAATCGGCGTGGCGGTGGTGCTCTTCGTTCAGCTGATCTGA
- the nuoK gene encoding NADH-quinone oxidoreductase subunit NuoK, producing the protein MLDIGLHHFLTVSILVFIAGLFTVLTRRNAIGVLMGVELILNSANINYIAFSRFGGSGYDGQIFTIFAIMLAAAEAAIGLAIVLGIYRKFETIDVEATDTLRG; encoded by the coding sequence ATGCTCGACATCGGCCTGCATCATTTCCTGACGGTCAGCATTCTGGTCTTCATCGCGGGGCTCTTCACGGTTCTCACGCGGCGCAACGCGATCGGCGTCCTCATGGGCGTCGAGCTGATCCTGAATTCCGCCAACATCAACTACATCGCGTTCTCGCGCTTCGGCGGGAGCGGGTACGACGGACAGATTTTCACCATCTTCGCGATCATGCTCGCGGCCGCAGAGGCTGCGATCGGGCTTGCGATCGTTCTCGGTATCTATCGGAAGTTCGAGACGATCGACGTCGAAGCGACCGACACGCTCAGGGGCTGA